A window of the Streptomyces griseochromogenes genome harbors these coding sequences:
- a CDS encoding ABC transporter ATP-binding protein — translation MRASDRLLLSTVARQKGLFAALAAVRLCETAAGLLLPYAVARAIDTVLRRGDTIAPLVLVCALLLLTTVTEMAGQIAEARVRAGSTARLRDDTFAHLFRVGLAVRGRFGSGDLLSRATDSTAQAGGAGPGLLQALFSALTAAGGLVALLLIDWRLVLVFVLGIPVVVLLARVLIRRSTVLTLQYQQAQAELSERFVDAVGGARTIRAAAAVEGETARVLVPLPRLRAAGTGFWEAQRHAGWYLALLAPSLQIGVLATGGYGVVSGRLTAGQLLAAQMYLTFAMRLMSQVGIFAELGRVRGSAERLREVFAVPAPRTGNGALPPGEGTLVLSGVTVRTADGVPVLDRLSLSVPAGGTLAVVGASGAGKTTLALVAGGVLEPDEGTVTLDGADLAATRRSEVGAAVAYAFERPHPLGGTVAEMIGYGDRPPPASAIRAAARASRADGFIRRLPRGYDTPVDELRLSGGELQRLGIARAVCRGARVVILDDAMSSVDTATESEIARALRESLGRTTRMVVAHRMSTAAAADRVAWLERGRIRAVGRHDELCADPAYRAVFGVGAQNAEV, via the coding sequence ATGCGCGCGAGTGACCGGCTGCTGCTGTCGACGGTGGCACGCCAGAAGGGGCTGTTCGCGGCCCTTGCCGCGGTCCGGCTGTGCGAGACGGCCGCCGGCCTGCTCCTGCCGTACGCCGTCGCGCGGGCGATCGACACGGTACTGCGCCGCGGCGACACGATCGCCCCCCTGGTCCTGGTCTGCGCCCTGCTGCTCCTGACCACCGTCACGGAGATGGCCGGCCAGATCGCCGAGGCGCGGGTGCGGGCCGGCAGCACGGCGCGGCTGCGCGACGACACGTTCGCGCACCTCTTCCGCGTGGGGCTCGCGGTGCGCGGCCGGTTCGGCTCCGGCGACCTGCTGAGCCGTGCGACGGACTCCACCGCGCAGGCCGGCGGCGCCGGACCCGGCCTGCTGCAGGCACTGTTCTCCGCGCTGACCGCCGCCGGAGGACTCGTGGCCCTGCTGCTCATCGACTGGCGGCTGGTGCTCGTCTTCGTCCTCGGGATTCCGGTGGTCGTGCTGCTCGCGCGGGTGCTCATCCGCCGCAGCACCGTGCTGACCCTCCAGTACCAGCAGGCGCAGGCGGAACTGTCCGAGCGGTTCGTCGACGCCGTCGGCGGCGCGCGCACCATCCGCGCGGCGGCCGCCGTGGAGGGGGAGACCGCGCGGGTCCTGGTCCCGCTTCCCCGTCTGCGCGCCGCGGGGACCGGATTCTGGGAGGCCCAGCGCCACGCCGGGTGGTATCTGGCGCTGCTGGCCCCGAGCCTGCAGATCGGGGTGCTGGCCACCGGCGGGTACGGGGTCGTCTCCGGACGCCTCACGGCAGGTCAGCTGCTGGCCGCCCAGATGTACTTGACGTTCGCGATGCGGCTGATGTCACAGGTCGGGATCTTCGCCGAGCTCGGGCGGGTGCGTGGCTCGGCCGAGCGACTGCGGGAGGTCTTCGCCGTGCCCGCCCCGCGCACCGGGAACGGCGCGCTGCCGCCCGGGGAGGGCACGCTCGTGCTGTCCGGCGTCACGGTGCGCACCGCCGACGGGGTGCCGGTGCTGGACCGGCTCTCGCTCAGCGTGCCCGCCGGCGGCACCCTCGCGGTGGTCGGCGCCTCCGGCGCGGGCAAGACCACCCTGGCGCTGGTCGCCGGGGGTGTGCTGGAACCGGACGAGGGGACGGTGACGCTCGACGGCGCAGACCTCGCCGCGACCCGCCGGTCCGAGGTCGGCGCCGCCGTCGCGTACGCCTTCGAACGCCCGCATCCGCTCGGTGGCACCGTCGCGGAGATGATCGGCTACGGCGACCGGCCGCCGCCCGCGTCCGCGATCCGCGCCGCCGCACGCGCGAGCCGGGCCGACGGCTTCATCCGCCGTCTGCCCCGGGGCTACGACACGCCCGTTGACGAACTGCGGCTGTCCGGCGGGGAGTTGCAGCGCCTCGGGATCGCCCGCGCGGTGTGCCGCGGCGCCCGGGTCGTGATCCTGGACGACGCGATGTCGAGCGTGGACACGGCGACGGAGAGCGAGATCGCCCGGGCCCTGCGCGAGTCGCTGGGCCGCACCACGCGCATGGTGGTGGCCCACCGGATGTCCACGGCCGCGGCCGCCGACCGGGTGGCGTGGCTGGAACGGGGCCGGATCCGGGCCGTCGGCCGGCACGACGAACTCTGCGCCGATCCGGCCTACCGCGCCGTATTCGGCGTCGGCGCCCAGAACGCGGAGGTCTGA
- a CDS encoding ABC transporter ATP-binding protein yields MPNSPRHAHDRQDQQHNAAGGPLTVRRLIGPVLRSHRGHLGALAAWSVVETGPVLLSGTIVGAALDRGFLAGRPGLGLLLLLGYGGCLVLGTFGTRQAMPHAAAVVESLRDALTRHVVRAGLCRAVYGDGAAPGPSADVSAVTRATRQVETVRQLAGGLLLTLRTVAFGVVAALVGLFALDPVIAAVTGGSVLVAGALMTRLTPLLRRRHVALLEAQEELARRAGPHLSGIRDVATCGAWETATRTVGGCVDAEAAALLAEARAGTGRIAVIAAGARLPFAVVLLCSAWLVRSGLLTPGALIGAMVYLLQGIEPALRALVQTVGTMGLQLSVTLRRTAAFADVVPPRPGGTAPVTGSDVALTDVSFAYGPHAEPVLSRVTLRVPDGSHLAVVGPSGVGKSTLALLIGGIEHPAGGTVTLGGTPVGLLDTAELRRHVAVVPQQSYIFAGTLRENLTMLSPHATDTELEAAISLLGLEGTVRRLGGYGARISGSAPLSQGERQLITLVRVYVSRARIVILDEATCHLEPVAEKRAEEAFAARPGTLIVVAHRLSSALRARRIAVVASGRLTVGTHAELLDRAPEYAALIGHWRSGDPLGRREPVRYGPVGRVGARPGTRTGGGTAPAALTEPDVEAEP; encoded by the coding sequence GTGCCGAACTCGCCACGTCACGCACACGACCGGCAGGACCAGCAGCACAACGCGGCGGGCGGCCCCCTGACGGTCCGCCGGCTGATCGGGCCGGTGCTGCGCTCCCACCGCGGGCACCTCGGTGCCCTCGCCGCCTGGTCCGTCGTCGAGACCGGGCCCGTCCTGCTGTCCGGCACGATCGTCGGGGCCGCGCTCGACCGCGGGTTCCTGGCCGGGCGCCCGGGCCTGGGACTGCTGCTCCTGCTCGGATACGGCGGCTGCCTGGTGCTCGGCACGTTCGGCACCCGCCAGGCCATGCCGCACGCGGCGGCCGTCGTGGAGTCGCTGCGCGACGCCCTGACCCGGCACGTGGTCCGGGCCGGGCTGTGCCGCGCCGTGTACGGCGACGGTGCGGCCCCGGGGCCGTCCGCCGACGTCTCCGCCGTCACCCGGGCGACCCGTCAGGTGGAGACGGTCCGGCAGCTGGCCGGCGGGCTGCTGCTGACGCTGCGCACGGTGGCCTTCGGCGTGGTCGCCGCCCTCGTCGGCCTGTTCGCGCTCGATCCGGTCATCGCGGCCGTCACCGGCGGCTCGGTGCTGGTGGCCGGCGCGCTCATGACCCGGCTGACCCCGCTGCTCAGGCGGCGTCATGTCGCCCTGCTGGAGGCCCAGGAGGAGCTGGCCCGGCGGGCGGGACCGCATCTGTCGGGCATCCGGGACGTGGCGACCTGCGGCGCGTGGGAGACGGCGACGCGGACGGTGGGCGGGTGCGTCGACGCCGAGGCGGCGGCCCTGCTGGCGGAGGCCCGCGCCGGTACCGGACGCATCGCCGTCATCGCGGCGGGCGCGCGGCTGCCGTTCGCGGTGGTTCTGCTGTGCTCGGCCTGGCTGGTCCGCTCGGGGCTGCTGACACCGGGCGCGCTGATCGGCGCGATGGTGTACCTGCTGCAGGGCATCGAACCGGCGCTGCGCGCCTTGGTGCAGACCGTCGGCACCATGGGGCTGCAACTGTCGGTCACCCTGCGCCGCACGGCCGCGTTCGCCGACGTCGTCCCGCCCCGCCCGGGCGGTACCGCCCCGGTCACCGGCTCGGACGTCGCGCTGACCGACGTGTCGTTCGCCTACGGCCCCCACGCCGAGCCCGTCCTGTCCCGGGTGACGCTTCGGGTTCCGGACGGCTCGCATCTGGCGGTGGTCGGGCCGAGCGGCGTCGGCAAGTCCACGCTCGCCCTGCTGATCGGCGGCATCGAGCATCCGGCCGGCGGAACGGTGACGCTCGGCGGCACACCGGTCGGCCTGCTGGACACCGCGGAATTGCGCCGTCACGTCGCCGTCGTCCCCCAGCAGTCGTACATCTTCGCCGGGACGCTGCGGGAGAACCTCACGATGCTCTCTCCCCACGCCACCGACACCGAACTCGAAGCCGCTATCAGCCTGTTGGGCCTGGAGGGGACCGTGCGGCGGCTCGGCGGGTACGGCGCCCGGATCTCCGGATCGGCGCCCCTGTCCCAGGGAGAGCGTCAACTGATCACCCTCGTACGGGTGTATGTCTCCCGCGCCCGGATCGTGATCCTCGACGAGGCGACCTGCCATCTGGAGCCGGTGGCCGAGAAGCGGGCGGAGGAGGCCTTCGCCGCCCGGCCCGGCACCCTGATCGTGGTGGCACACCGGCTCTCCTCGGCGCTGCGCGCCCGCCGGATCGCCGTGGTCGCGTCGGGCCGCCTCACCGTGGGCACACACGCCGAACTCCTGGACCGCGCACCGGAGTACGCGGCGCTGATCGGCCACTGGCGGTCCGGTGATCCGCTCGGCCGGAGGGAACCGGTGCGGTACGGCCCCGTCGGTAGAGTCGGAGCGCGTCCGGGTACCCGCACCGGTGGCGGGACCGCCCCGGCCGCCCTGACGGAGCCGGACGTGGAGGCAGAGCCGTGA
- a CDS encoding response regulator transcription factor, producing MSSDRSIGVVLIDDHPVVLAGIESWVAHADTGVRVVAKGADVSVAVTGAGRDADVVILDLQLGSGVPAYAALRRLVAEHRQVIVYTMQDSPQAALTCLDIGAFTYLTKAEGEEHLLQAVLAAAEGVPYTPPALAGAFGSDTRRERPRLASREIEVLLEWFQSESKAMVAESLGISVRTVNTYLDRVRIKYANAGRPATTKANLVAKAVQDGLISLEEL from the coding sequence GTGAGCAGTGACCGTTCCATCGGCGTCGTGCTCATCGACGACCATCCGGTGGTGCTGGCCGGTATCGAGTCCTGGGTGGCGCACGCGGACACGGGGGTACGGGTGGTGGCCAAGGGCGCCGATGTGTCGGTCGCGGTCACGGGAGCGGGGCGGGACGCCGACGTGGTGATCCTCGATCTGCAGCTCGGCTCGGGGGTGCCCGCGTACGCCGCCCTGCGCCGGCTCGTCGCGGAGCACCGGCAGGTGATCGTCTACACCATGCAGGACAGCCCGCAGGCGGCCCTGACCTGTCTGGACATAGGCGCGTTCACCTACCTGACGAAGGCGGAGGGTGAGGAGCACCTGCTCCAGGCCGTGCTGGCCGCGGCCGAGGGAGTGCCGTACACACCGCCCGCGCTGGCCGGGGCGTTCGGCAGCGACACCCGGCGCGAGCGCCCGCGGCTGGCCTCCCGCGAGATCGAGGTGCTCCTCGAATGGTTCCAGTCGGAGTCCAAGGCGATGGTCGCCGAGAGCCTCGGCATCTCGGTGCGTACCGTGAACACCTATCTGGACCGGGTGCGGATCAAGTACGCGAACGCGGGACGGCCCGCGACGACCAAGGCGAACCTGGTCGCCAAGGCGGTGCAGGACGGGCTGATCTCACTGGAGGAACTCTGA
- a CDS encoding sensor histidine kinase, with protein sequence MTTDSSPRTSPSDTRTPRGVRVMERQFEGYAVTTSAWSRLVTVGAAVCGVIAVPAAKLPLAGAIAAVAVAWAVGYFFWLRSGLRPRLLTVVDLTLVSGFCLSQTYTVPASEGRHGNTWILVTVSIVAVTYQMTRPGPTGTAAALLLAGADLAGVVLDRPATWGAALPNVLWLLVQSALARAFYGFLLRRSRAADEAAASAAAVRRDLRVAAARHAAEREYLATLHDTACATLLMASLPRSDLRPEVLRAQARRDLERLTQEQDGTGDVDLAVLLHEEIRAHPLQVSVRFGTDLGSTWRPAADALRGSMGEALRNVARHAGVDRAEVSARRDGHRTVVTVRDRGVGFDSAVVPGHRHGLTRSVVARMHTVGGRATVASRPGEGTTVRMEWPRG encoded by the coding sequence GTGACCACTGACTCCTCACCTCGAACCTCCCCCTCGGACACCCGCACGCCCAGGGGCGTGCGGGTCATGGAGCGGCAGTTCGAGGGCTATGCCGTGACGACGTCCGCCTGGTCGCGGCTGGTCACGGTCGGCGCCGCCGTGTGCGGTGTCATCGCGGTGCCGGCGGCGAAGCTGCCGCTCGCGGGCGCGATCGCCGCCGTGGCGGTCGCCTGGGCGGTCGGGTACTTCTTCTGGCTGCGCTCGGGCCTGCGCCCTCGGTTGCTCACCGTGGTCGACCTCACCCTGGTCAGCGGGTTCTGTCTCAGCCAGACGTACACCGTGCCCGCGAGTGAGGGCAGGCACGGCAACACCTGGATTCTGGTCACCGTCAGCATCGTGGCCGTCACCTACCAGATGACCCGGCCGGGCCCGACCGGGACGGCGGCGGCGCTGCTGCTGGCCGGCGCCGATCTCGCCGGCGTGGTCCTGGACCGCCCGGCCACGTGGGGCGCCGCCCTGCCCAACGTGCTGTGGCTCCTGGTGCAGTCCGCGCTGGCCCGCGCCTTCTACGGGTTTCTGCTCAGGCGGTCCCGCGCGGCCGACGAGGCCGCCGCCTCCGCTGCCGCGGTCCGGCGCGATCTGCGGGTCGCCGCGGCCCGGCACGCCGCGGAACGGGAGTATCTGGCCACGCTGCACGACACCGCCTGCGCCACCCTGCTCATGGCCTCGCTGCCCCGCTCGGACCTGCGCCCCGAGGTGCTGCGCGCCCAGGCGCGCCGGGACCTGGAGCGGCTCACGCAGGAGCAGGACGGGACGGGCGACGTCGATCTGGCCGTGCTGCTCCACGAGGAGATCCGCGCCCACCCGCTGCAGGTCAGCGTCCGGTTCGGCACGGACCTCGGGTCCACCTGGCGGCCGGCCGCCGACGCCCTGCGCGGCAGCATGGGGGAAGCCCTGCGCAATGTGGCACGGCACGCGGGAGTCGACCGTGCCGAGGTCAGCGCGCGCCGGGACGGTCACCGCACCGTCGTCACCGTCCGGGACCGCGGCGTCGGCTTCGACTCCGCCGTCGTGCCCGGCCATCGGCACGGGCTCACCCGGTCCGTCGTCGCGCGCATGCACACCGTCGGAGGCCGCGCCACGGTCGCCTCGCGGCCCGGTGAAGGGACGACCGTACGGATGGAGTGGCCTCGTGGCTGA
- a CDS encoding AfsR/SARP family transcriptional regulator, whose translation MHKIGVRLLGSLEVTYGALRLTVPAGRPQALLATLSVRHGELVTVDEIAARLWDDDPPGAARTTVRGHVKRLRKVLDSAQPGADSVIDGGRGGYRLSAGRTEVDVTEFRRLMREATGPGLPAGPEAEVLDRALALWRGPVLAGIDAPALQRDEVPPLEELRLRAVHRRVAIGIDEEDPGDHIPLLRRTLARDPLQERFWAQLILALYRSGRPAEALREYDRCRRLLGDRLGVDPGPELAGLHQKILTGSPDLAAPPRRVRRTASVRTTPVAAPVAASPGGCPVPRQLPSCDTHFVGRDAELGALDDVLLPQGGPHAADAGRVLLLDGPAGVGKTALAVHWANRRRDRFPDGQLYLDLDGFSTGRPMHPDDALQALLMGLGAAADRLPSRTWERGALLRTALADRRVLLVLDNVRSPEQVRPLLPGAAGTALITSRSRLRSLVVRGGAHRLTLDPLGPSAATALLGELLADGLGGRGGPVAPEVLRELGELCGGLPLALRILAEQGRHRPDVTLPRLAARLRGGRGAQDVFRLGEDSTDLRTVMSWSLRDLTEGAARLHEALEVRASGATTSVGPADAAAVLGVPRHTAARLLDELVQVHLLEHQDDDRYRLRGPFPSVSEHDDARHSVGAAT comes from the coding sequence GTGCACAAGATCGGCGTACGACTGCTCGGTTCACTGGAAGTGACGTATGGCGCCCTGCGGTTGACCGTTCCGGCCGGCCGTCCGCAGGCGCTGCTCGCGACTTTGTCCGTCCGGCACGGGGAGCTCGTGACCGTGGACGAGATCGCGGCGCGACTGTGGGACGACGATCCGCCCGGCGCCGCGCGGACGACGGTCCGCGGTCATGTCAAACGGCTGCGCAAGGTGCTGGACAGCGCCCAGCCCGGCGCCGACTCGGTCATCGACGGCGGACGCGGCGGATACCGCCTCAGCGCCGGGCGGACCGAGGTCGATGTCACGGAGTTCCGCCGGCTGATGAGGGAGGCCACCGGGCCCGGGCTGCCGGCGGGACCCGAGGCGGAGGTGCTGGACCGGGCGCTGGCGCTGTGGCGCGGCCCGGTGCTGGCGGGAATCGACGCGCCCGCGCTCCAGCGCGACGAGGTGCCGCCGCTGGAGGAGCTGCGGCTTCGGGCCGTGCACCGGCGCGTCGCGATCGGGATCGACGAGGAGGACCCGGGCGACCACATTCCGCTGCTGCGGCGGACGCTCGCCCGCGACCCCCTCCAGGAACGGTTCTGGGCTCAGCTGATCCTGGCGTTGTACCGATCGGGCCGCCCCGCGGAGGCGCTGCGCGAGTACGACAGGTGCCGTCGGCTGCTCGGCGACCGGCTCGGTGTCGATCCCGGCCCGGAACTGGCCGGGCTGCACCAGAAGATCCTCACCGGCAGCCCGGATCTCGCGGCGCCGCCCCGCCGGGTACGCCGTACCGCGTCCGTGCGGACCACCCCGGTCGCCGCGCCCGTCGCGGCGTCCCCGGGCGGGTGTCCGGTACCCCGCCAGCTCCCCTCCTGCGACACCCACTTCGTCGGCAGGGACGCCGAACTCGGCGCGCTGGACGACGTGTTGCTGCCGCAGGGCGGGCCGCACGCCGCGGACGCGGGACGGGTGCTGCTGCTGGACGGTCCCGCGGGCGTCGGAAAGACGGCACTGGCCGTGCACTGGGCCAACCGGCGCCGCGACCGGTTCCCCGACGGCCAGCTGTACCTCGACCTCGACGGGTTCAGCACCGGCCGCCCGATGCACCCGGACGACGCGCTCCAGGCCCTGCTCATGGGCCTGGGCGCGGCGGCGGACAGGCTGCCCTCCCGCACCTGGGAACGCGGCGCGCTGCTGCGCACCGCGCTGGCCGACCGGCGGGTGCTGCTGGTGCTGGACAACGTACGGTCCCCGGAGCAGGTGCGACCGCTGCTGCCCGGCGCCGCCGGTACGGCGCTGATCACCAGCCGCAGTCGGCTGCGGTCGCTGGTGGTCAGGGGCGGGGCGCACCGTCTCACGCTCGATCCGCTCGGTCCCTCGGCGGCGACGGCGCTGCTCGGCGAGCTGCTGGCCGACGGGCTCGGCGGCCGCGGCGGTCCGGTGGCGCCGGAGGTGCTGCGCGAACTGGGCGAGTTGTGCGGCGGGCTGCCGCTCGCGCTGCGCATCCTCGCCGAACAGGGTCGGCACCGGCCCGATGTGACGCTGCCCCGGCTGGCCGCGCGGCTGCGCGGCGGCCGCGGCGCACAGGACGTGTTCCGTCTGGGCGAGGACAGCACGGACCTGCGCACGGTGATGTCCTGGTCGCTGCGCGATCTCACCGAGGGAGCCGCCCGGCTCCATGAGGCCCTGGAGGTACGGGCGTCCGGCGCGACGACGTCGGTGGGACCGGCGGACGCGGCCGCCGTCCTCGGGGTGCCCCGGCACACGGCGGCCCGGCTGCTGGACGAGCTGGTGCAGGTCCACCTCCTGGAGCACCAGGACGACGACCGCTACCGCCTGCGCGGGCCCTTCCCCTCGGTCTCGGAGCACGACGACGCACGGCACTCGGTGGGCGCGGCGACCTGA
- a CDS encoding cold-shock protein, whose amino-acid sequence MPLGTIAFYNRADGVGIIADEDGERRPFSGMETQTTREGQRVVFEIVGAKATNVIAVR is encoded by the coding sequence ATGCCTCTTGGAACGATCGCCTTCTACAACAGGGCGGACGGTGTGGGCATCATCGCCGACGAGGACGGCGAGCGGCGCCCGTTCTCCGGCATGGAGACACAGACCACCCGCGAGGGTCAGCGGGTCGTCTTCGAGATCGTCGGTGCGAAGGCCACCAACGTCATCGCCGTTCGATGA
- a CDS encoding WD40 repeat domain-containing protein, translating to MAFRPGGDAIATGHSDGSTRLWDTGLDRVAARICAGAYPRITRAEWARYFAAVDYDPPCPTT from the coding sequence GTGGCGTTCCGGCCCGGCGGCGATGCCATCGCCACCGGCCACTCCGACGGATCGACACGGCTGTGGGACACCGGCCTGGACAGGGTCGCCGCCCGCATCTGCGCCGGCGCGTACCCGCGGATCACCAGAGCCGAATGGGCACGGTACTTCGCGGCGGTCGACTACGACCCACCCTGCCCCACCACCTGA
- a CDS encoding helix-turn-helix domain-containing protein: protein MSDDYLVRIGKLIRDARQHRGWTQTQLAEALGTSQSAVNRIERGNQNISLEMIARIGEALDSEIVSLGYAGPMHLRVVGGRRLSGAIDVKTSKNACVALLCASLLNKGRTVLRRVARIEEVYRLLEVLNSIGVRTRWINNGVDLELVPPAELEMAAIDAEAAVRTRSIIMFLGPLLHRMDHFKLPYAGGCDLGTRTIEPHMIALRRFGLDIAATEGQYHAQVDRTVRPDRPIVLTERGDTVTENALLAAARYDGVTVIRNASSNYMVQDLCFFLEALGVKVEGIGTTTLTVHGVPNIDVDVDYSPSEDPVEAMSLLAAAVVTESELTVRRVPIEFLEIELAVLEEMGLDHDRSPEYFADNGRTRLVDLTVRPSKLEAPIDKIHPMPFPGLNIDNVPFFAAIAAVAQGKTLIHDWVYDNRAIYLTDLNRLGGRLQLLDPHRVLVEGPTRWRAAEMMCPPALRPAVVVLLAMMAAEGTSVLRNVYVINRGYEDLAERLNSIGAQIEIFRDI from the coding sequence ATGTCAGACGACTACCTCGTACGCATCGGCAAGCTCATCCGTGACGCCCGGCAACACCGAGGCTGGACACAGACGCAGCTCGCGGAGGCGCTCGGCACCAGCCAGAGCGCCGTCAACCGCATCGAGCGCGGGAACCAGAACATCAGCCTTGAGATGATCGCCCGAATCGGCGAAGCCCTGGACAGCGAGATCGTGTCGCTGGGCTATGCGGGTCCGATGCATCTGCGCGTGGTCGGCGGCCGTCGACTGTCCGGCGCCATCGACGTGAAGACCAGCAAGAACGCGTGCGTGGCCCTGCTGTGCGCCTCGCTGCTGAACAAGGGGCGCACGGTGCTGCGCCGGGTGGCCCGGATCGAGGAGGTGTACCGCCTTCTGGAGGTGCTCAACTCCATCGGCGTGCGCACCCGCTGGATCAACAACGGTGTCGACCTGGAGCTGGTCCCGCCGGCCGAGCTGGAGATGGCGGCGATCGACGCGGAGGCGGCCGTCCGCACCCGCTCGATCATCATGTTCCTCGGTCCGCTGCTGCACCGCATGGACCACTTCAAGCTGCCGTACGCCGGCGGCTGCGACCTCGGCACGCGCACCATCGAGCCGCACATGATCGCGCTGCGCCGGTTCGGCCTGGACATCGCGGCCACCGAGGGCCAGTACCACGCGCAGGTCGACCGCACGGTCCGCCCCGACCGCCCGATCGTGCTGACCGAGCGCGGGGACACGGTCACCGAGAACGCGCTGCTGGCCGCCGCCCGGTACGACGGGGTGACGGTCATCCGCAACGCGTCCTCCAACTACATGGTCCAGGACCTGTGCTTCTTCCTGGAGGCGCTCGGCGTCAAGGTCGAGGGCATCGGCACCACCACGCTGACCGTGCACGGCGTGCCGAACATCGACGTCGACGTCGACTACTCCCCCTCCGAGGACCCGGTCGAGGCGATGAGCCTGCTGGCCGCGGCGGTGGTCACGGAGTCGGAACTGACCGTCCGCCGCGTCCCCATCGAGTTCCTGGAGATCGAGCTGGCGGTCCTGGAGGAGATGGGCCTCGACCACGACCGCAGCCCCGAGTACTTCGCGGACAACGGCCGCACCCGCCTGGTGGACCTGACGGTCCGGCCCTCCAAGCTGGAGGCGCCGATCGACAAGATCCACCCCATGCCCTTCCCGGGCCTGAACATCGACAACGTCCCCTTCTTCGCGGCCATCGCGGCGGTCGCGCAGGGCAAGACCCTCATCCACGACTGGGTCTACGACAACCGCGCGATCTACCTCACGGACCTCAACCGCCTCGGCGGCCGGCTGCAGTTGCTGGACCCGCACCGGGTGCTGGTCGAGGGCCCGACCCGCTGGCGCGCCGCCGAGATGATGTGCCCGCCGGCACTGCGCCCCGCGGTGGTCGTCCTGCTGGCGATGATGGCGGCCGAGGGCACGTCGGTCCTGCGCAACGTCTACGTCATCAACCGGGGTTACGAGGACCTCGCCGAGCGCCTGAACTCGATCGGGGCGCAGATCGAGATCTTCCGGGACATCTGA